A region of Ovis canadensis isolate MfBH-ARS-UI-01 breed Bighorn chromosome 19, ARS-UI_OviCan_v2, whole genome shotgun sequence DNA encodes the following proteins:
- the ACY1 gene encoding aminoacylase-1 isoform X4, with protein MQRSLMDEELCGGAAVAFFEERALQLGLGCQKVEVAPGRVVTVLTWPGTNPKLSSVLLNSHTDVVPVFQEYWSHDPFEAFKDADGYIYGRGAQDMKCVSIQYLEAVRRLKAEGHRFPRTIHLTFVPDEEIGGHQGMELFVKRPEFQALRAGFALDEGVRVTSTGKPGHGSRFIEDTAAEKLHKVVSSILAFREKERQRLQSDPQLKEGAVTSVNLTILEGGVAYNVVPATMSASFDFRVAPDVDLKAFEGQLQDWCQEAGEGVTFEFAQKWTEPQVTPTDDSDPWWAAFSGACRDMNLTLEPEIFPAATDSRYLRAVGVPALGFSPMNRTPILLHDHDERLHEAVFLRGIDIYTRLLPALASVPVLPSEN; from the exons ATGCAAAGGTCTCTTATGGATGAGGAATTGTGTGGAG GGGCAGCTGTGGCCTTCTTTGAAGAGAGAGCCCTCCAGCTGGGCCTGGGCTGTCAGAAAGTGGAG GTGGCACCTGGCCGTGTAGTGACCGTGTTAACCTGGCCAGGCACcaaccccaaactctcctccGTCTTGCTCAACTCCCATACGGATGTGGTTCCTGTCTTCCAG GAATATTGGAGCCACGATCCCTTTGAGGCCTTCAAGGATGCAGACGGCTACATCTATGGCAGGGGCGCCCAGGACATGAAGTGTGTCAGCATCCA ATACCTGGAGGCTGTGAGGAGGCTGAAGGCTGAAGGCCACCGTTTCCCCAGAACCATCCACTTGACCTTTGTGCCAG atgaggagattgGGGGTCATCAAGGCATGGAGCTGTTTGTGAAGCGGCCTGAGTTCCAGGCCCTGAGGGCTGGCTTCGCCCTGGATGAGG GGGTGCGGGTCACCAGCACTGGGAAGCCGGGCCACGGCTCGCGATTCATCGAGGACACAGCAGCAGAGAAGCTG CACAAGGTTGTGAGCTCCATCCTGGCTTTTCGGGAGAAGGAGAGGCAGAG GCTGCAGTCAGACCCTCAACTGAAGGAGGGGGCTGTGACCTCCGTGAACCTGACTATCCTAGAGGGCGGCGTGGCTTATAACGTGGTACCTGCCACCATGAGTGCCAGCTTTGACTTCCGCGTGGCCCCGGATGTGGACCTGAAG GCTTTCGAGGGGCAGCTGCAGGACTGGTGCCAGGAAGCTGGCGAGGGGGTCACCTTCGAGTTTGCTCAG AAGTGGACAGAGCCCCAAGTGACACCTACTGATGACTCAGACCCTTGGTGGGCAGCGTTTAGTGGGGCCTGCAGAGACAT GAACCTCACTCTGGAGCCAGAGATCTTCCCCGCTGCCACGGACAGCCGCTATCTTCGCGCG GTAGGGGTCCCGGCTCTGGGCTTCTCACCCATGAACCGCACACCCATACTGCTCCATGACCACGATGAACGGCTGCACGAGGCTGTATTCCTCCGCGGGATAGACATATATACTCGGCTGCTGCCTGCCCTGGCCAGTGTGCCAGTTCTGCCCAGTGAAAACTGA
- the ACY1 gene encoding aminoacylase-1 isoform X3, translated as MQRSLMDEELCGGAAVAFFEERALQLGLGCQKVEVAPGRVVTVLTWPGTNPKLSSVLLNSHTDVVPVFQEYWSHDPFEAFKDADGYIYGRGAQDMKCVSIQYLEAVRRLKAEGHRFPRTIHLTFVPDEEIGGHQGMELFVKRPEFQALRAGFALDEGLASPTGAFTVFCSERSPWWVRVTSTGKPGHGSRFIEDTAAEKLHKVVSSILAFREKERQRLQSDPQLKEGAVTSVNLTILEGGVAYNVVPATMSASFDFRVAPDVDLKAFEGQLQDWCQEAGEGVTFEFAQKWTEPQVTPTDDSDPWWAAFSGACRDMNLTLEPEIFPAATDSRYLRAVGVPALGFSPMNRTPILLHDHDERLHEAVFLRGIDIYTRLLPALASVPVLPSEN; from the exons ATGCAAAGGTCTCTTATGGATGAGGAATTGTGTGGAG GGGCAGCTGTGGCCTTCTTTGAAGAGAGAGCCCTCCAGCTGGGCCTGGGCTGTCAGAAAGTGGAG GTGGCACCTGGCCGTGTAGTGACCGTGTTAACCTGGCCAGGCACcaaccccaaactctcctccGTCTTGCTCAACTCCCATACGGATGTGGTTCCTGTCTTCCAG GAATATTGGAGCCACGATCCCTTTGAGGCCTTCAAGGATGCAGACGGCTACATCTATGGCAGGGGCGCCCAGGACATGAAGTGTGTCAGCATCCA ATACCTGGAGGCTGTGAGGAGGCTGAAGGCTGAAGGCCACCGTTTCCCCAGAACCATCCACTTGACCTTTGTGCCAG atgaggagattgGGGGTCATCAAGGCATGGAGCTGTTTGTGAAGCGGCCTGAGTTCCAGGCCCTGAGGGCTGGCTTCGCCCTGGATGAGG gcctggccagCCCCACTGGCGCCTTCACTGTCTTTTGCAGTGAGCGGAGTCCCTGGT GGGTGCGGGTCACCAGCACTGGGAAGCCGGGCCACGGCTCGCGATTCATCGAGGACACAGCAGCAGAGAAGCTG CACAAGGTTGTGAGCTCCATCCTGGCTTTTCGGGAGAAGGAGAGGCAGAG GCTGCAGTCAGACCCTCAACTGAAGGAGGGGGCTGTGACCTCCGTGAACCTGACTATCCTAGAGGGCGGCGTGGCTTATAACGTGGTACCTGCCACCATGAGTGCCAGCTTTGACTTCCGCGTGGCCCCGGATGTGGACCTGAAG GCTTTCGAGGGGCAGCTGCAGGACTGGTGCCAGGAAGCTGGCGAGGGGGTCACCTTCGAGTTTGCTCAG AAGTGGACAGAGCCCCAAGTGACACCTACTGATGACTCAGACCCTTGGTGGGCAGCGTTTAGTGGGGCCTGCAGAGACAT GAACCTCACTCTGGAGCCAGAGATCTTCCCCGCTGCCACGGACAGCCGCTATCTTCGCGCG GTAGGGGTCCCGGCTCTGGGCTTCTCACCCATGAACCGCACACCCATACTGCTCCATGACCACGATGAACGGCTGCACGAGGCTGTATTCCTCCGCGGGATAGACATATATACTCGGCTGCTGCCTGCCCTGGCCAGTGTGCCAGTTCTGCCCAGTGAAAACTGA
- the RPL29 gene encoding large ribosomal subunit protein eL29, producing MAKSKNHTTHNQSRKWHRNGIKKPRSQRYESLKGVDPKFLRNMRFAKKHNKRGLKKMQANNAKAMSARAEAVKALVKPKEVKPKMPTGGSRKLSRLAYIAHPKLGKRARARIAKGLRLCRPKSQAKAPAKAPAKAKPPAAAAPAAKGAQAPTKAPE from the exons ATGGCCAAGTCCAAGAACCACACCACGCACAACCAGT CCCGAAAATGGCATAGAAACGGCATCAAGAAACCCCGATCACAACGATACGAATCTCTTAAGGGG GTAGACCCCAAGTTCCTGAGGAACATGCGCTTTGCCAAGAAGCACAACAAGAGGGGCCTGAAGAAGATGCAGGCCAACAACGCGAAGGCCATGAGTGCACGTGCCGAGGCTGTCAAGGCCCTCGTCAAGCCCAAGGAGGTCAAGCCCAAGATGCCCACAGGCGGCAGCCGCAAGCTCAGCCGACTTGCCTACATCGCCCACCCCAAGCTCGGGAAGCGCGCCCGTGCTCGCATCGCCAAGGGCCTCAGGCTCTGCCGGCCAAAGTCCCAGGCCAAGGCTCCGGCCAAGGCTCCAGCCAAGGCCAAGCCACCTGCGGCTGCGGCTCCAGCTGCCAAGGGTGCCCAGGCCCCCACCAAAGCTCCGGAGTAG
- the ABHD14A gene encoding protein ABHD14A has protein sequence MSRSQVALLGLGLGLLFMLLLYVGLPGPPEQTSWLWGDSNVTILAGLTPGSSPIFYREVLPFHRAHRVDVVLLHGKAFSSRTWEQLGTLQLLAQRGYRAVALDLPGFGNSAPSKEASTEAGRAELLERVLQDLHVQNAVLVSPSLSGRYALPFLMRGHHQLRGFVPIAPASTQNYTQEQFQAVKTPTLILYGELDRTLARESLRQLRHLPNHSTVKLRNAGHACYLHKPQDFHLELLAFLDHLL, from the exons ATGAGCCGGTCCCAGGTTGCCCtgctgggcctgggcctgggcctgctGTTCATGCTGCTGCTATATGTGGGGCTGCCAGGACCCCCTGAGCAGACCTCCtggctctggggagactccaatgTCACGATCCTGGCTGGTCTCACCCCTGGCAGCTCCCCCATTTTTTACCGTGAGGTGCTCCCATTCCACCGGGCCCACAG GGTGGATGTGGTGCTCCTCCATGGAAAGGCCTTTAGCTCTCGGACGTGGGAGCAGCTGGGCACACTGCAGCTGCTGGCGCAGAGAGGCTACCGGGCCGTGGCCCTTGACCTTCCAG GTTTTGGGAACTCGGCACCTTCAAAGGAGGCAAGCACAGAGGCAGGGCGGGCAGAGCTGTTGGAGCGAGTGCTGCAGGACCTACACGTGCAGAACGCCGTGTTGGTGAGCCCTTCACTGAGTGGCCGCTATGCCCTGCCTTTCCTGATGCGAGGCCACCACCAGCTGCGTGGATTTGTGCCCATTGCACCTGCCTCCACCCAGAACTACACCCAGGAACAATTCCAGGCTGTGAAG ACCCCGACTCTCATCCTGTATGGGGAGCTGGACCGCACCCTGGCTCGGGAGTCACTGCGGCAGCTCCGCCATCTGCCCAACCATTCCACGGTGAAGTTGCGCAATGCAGGCCACGCCTGCTACCTCCACAAGCCACAAGACTTCCACCTCGAACTTCTTGCTTTCCTTGACCATCTACTGTGA
- the ACY1 gene encoding aminoacylase-1 isoform X2, with protein sequence MASEGSEGEHPSVTLFRQYLRIRTLQPEPDYGAAVAFFEERALQLGLGCQKVEVAPGRVVTVLTWPGTNPKLSSVLLNSHTDVVPVFQEYWSHDPFEAFKDADGYIYGRGAQDMKCVSIQYLEAVRRLKAEGHRFPRTIHLTFVPDEEIGGHQGMELFVKRPEFQALRAGFALDEGVRVTSTGKPGHGSRFIEDTAAEKLHKVVSSILAFREKERQRLQSDPQLKEGAVTSVNLTILEGGVAYNVVPATMSASFDFRVAPDVDLKAFEGQLQDWCQEAGEGVTFEFAQKWTEPQVTPTDDSDPWWAAFSGACRDMNLTLEPEIFPAATDSRYLRAVGVPALGFSPMNRTPILLHDHDERLHEAVFLRGIDIYTRLLPALASVPVLPSEN encoded by the exons ATGGCCAGCGAGGGTAGCGAGGGCGAGCACCCATCCGTGACGCTCTTCCGTCAGTACCTGCGCATCCGCACCCTCCAGCCAGAGCCGGACTATG GGGCAGCTGTGGCCTTCTTTGAAGAGAGAGCCCTCCAGCTGGGCCTGGGCTGTCAGAAAGTGGAG GTGGCACCTGGCCGTGTAGTGACCGTGTTAACCTGGCCAGGCACcaaccccaaactctcctccGTCTTGCTCAACTCCCATACGGATGTGGTTCCTGTCTTCCAG GAATATTGGAGCCACGATCCCTTTGAGGCCTTCAAGGATGCAGACGGCTACATCTATGGCAGGGGCGCCCAGGACATGAAGTGTGTCAGCATCCA ATACCTGGAGGCTGTGAGGAGGCTGAAGGCTGAAGGCCACCGTTTCCCCAGAACCATCCACTTGACCTTTGTGCCAG atgaggagattgGGGGTCATCAAGGCATGGAGCTGTTTGTGAAGCGGCCTGAGTTCCAGGCCCTGAGGGCTGGCTTCGCCCTGGATGAGG GGGTGCGGGTCACCAGCACTGGGAAGCCGGGCCACGGCTCGCGATTCATCGAGGACACAGCAGCAGAGAAGCTG CACAAGGTTGTGAGCTCCATCCTGGCTTTTCGGGAGAAGGAGAGGCAGAG GCTGCAGTCAGACCCTCAACTGAAGGAGGGGGCTGTGACCTCCGTGAACCTGACTATCCTAGAGGGCGGCGTGGCTTATAACGTGGTACCTGCCACCATGAGTGCCAGCTTTGACTTCCGCGTGGCCCCGGATGTGGACCTGAAG GCTTTCGAGGGGCAGCTGCAGGACTGGTGCCAGGAAGCTGGCGAGGGGGTCACCTTCGAGTTTGCTCAG AAGTGGACAGAGCCCCAAGTGACACCTACTGATGACTCAGACCCTTGGTGGGCAGCGTTTAGTGGGGCCTGCAGAGACAT GAACCTCACTCTGGAGCCAGAGATCTTCCCCGCTGCCACGGACAGCCGCTATCTTCGCGCG GTAGGGGTCCCGGCTCTGGGCTTCTCACCCATGAACCGCACACCCATACTGCTCCATGACCACGATGAACGGCTGCACGAGGCTGTATTCCTCCGCGGGATAGACATATATACTCGGCTGCTGCCTGCCCTGGCCAGTGTGCCAGTTCTGCCCAGTGAAAACTGA
- the ACY1 gene encoding aminoacylase-1 isoform X1 produces MASEGSEGEHPSVTLFRQYLRIRTLQPEPDYGAAVAFFEERALQLGLGCQKVEVAPGRVVTVLTWPGTNPKLSSVLLNSHTDVVPVFQEYWSHDPFEAFKDADGYIYGRGAQDMKCVSIQYLEAVRRLKAEGHRFPRTIHLTFVPDEEIGGHQGMELFVKRPEFQALRAGFALDEGLASPTGAFTVFCSERSPWWVRVTSTGKPGHGSRFIEDTAAEKLHKVVSSILAFREKERQRLQSDPQLKEGAVTSVNLTILEGGVAYNVVPATMSASFDFRVAPDVDLKAFEGQLQDWCQEAGEGVTFEFAQKWTEPQVTPTDDSDPWWAAFSGACRDMNLTLEPEIFPAATDSRYLRAVGVPALGFSPMNRTPILLHDHDERLHEAVFLRGIDIYTRLLPALASVPVLPSEN; encoded by the exons ATGGCCAGCGAGGGTAGCGAGGGCGAGCACCCATCCGTGACGCTCTTCCGTCAGTACCTGCGCATCCGCACCCTCCAGCCAGAGCCGGACTATG GGGCAGCTGTGGCCTTCTTTGAAGAGAGAGCCCTCCAGCTGGGCCTGGGCTGTCAGAAAGTGGAG GTGGCACCTGGCCGTGTAGTGACCGTGTTAACCTGGCCAGGCACcaaccccaaactctcctccGTCTTGCTCAACTCCCATACGGATGTGGTTCCTGTCTTCCAG GAATATTGGAGCCACGATCCCTTTGAGGCCTTCAAGGATGCAGACGGCTACATCTATGGCAGGGGCGCCCAGGACATGAAGTGTGTCAGCATCCA ATACCTGGAGGCTGTGAGGAGGCTGAAGGCTGAAGGCCACCGTTTCCCCAGAACCATCCACTTGACCTTTGTGCCAG atgaggagattgGGGGTCATCAAGGCATGGAGCTGTTTGTGAAGCGGCCTGAGTTCCAGGCCCTGAGGGCTGGCTTCGCCCTGGATGAGG gcctggccagCCCCACTGGCGCCTTCACTGTCTTTTGCAGTGAGCGGAGTCCCTGGT GGGTGCGGGTCACCAGCACTGGGAAGCCGGGCCACGGCTCGCGATTCATCGAGGACACAGCAGCAGAGAAGCTG CACAAGGTTGTGAGCTCCATCCTGGCTTTTCGGGAGAAGGAGAGGCAGAG GCTGCAGTCAGACCCTCAACTGAAGGAGGGGGCTGTGACCTCCGTGAACCTGACTATCCTAGAGGGCGGCGTGGCTTATAACGTGGTACCTGCCACCATGAGTGCCAGCTTTGACTTCCGCGTGGCCCCGGATGTGGACCTGAAG GCTTTCGAGGGGCAGCTGCAGGACTGGTGCCAGGAAGCTGGCGAGGGGGTCACCTTCGAGTTTGCTCAG AAGTGGACAGAGCCCCAAGTGACACCTACTGATGACTCAGACCCTTGGTGGGCAGCGTTTAGTGGGGCCTGCAGAGACAT GAACCTCACTCTGGAGCCAGAGATCTTCCCCGCTGCCACGGACAGCCGCTATCTTCGCGCG GTAGGGGTCCCGGCTCTGGGCTTCTCACCCATGAACCGCACACCCATACTGCTCCATGACCACGATGAACGGCTGCACGAGGCTGTATTCCTCCGCGGGATAGACATATATACTCGGCTGCTGCCTGCCCTGGCCAGTGTGCCAGTTCTGCCCAGTGAAAACTGA